From the genome of Roseiconus lacunae, one region includes:
- a CDS encoding Wss1p-related putative metallopeptidase — protein MYADLRAPHGRDIPIEIQTVRLATDDEIDLWQSHKRMLGEEAVSQLKAGNRGPRIATATRRRASVCICTIACGTGKGAARMIVLRNRNIERDFLERTTNKMLGTVLHELAHMVFFGKTNLH, from the coding sequence TTGTACGCCGACTTGCGGGCCCCACACGGCCGGGACATTCCCATCGAAATCCAAACCGTTCGTCTAGCCACGGACGACGAAATCGATCTCTGGCAATCTCACAAACGCATGCTTGGCGAAGAAGCGGTTTCGCAATTGAAGGCGGGCAATCGCGGGCCACGGATTGCTACGGCTACACGTCGCCGAGCCTCGGTATGCATCTGCACCATTGCCTGCGGGACTGGGAAGGGCGCGGCCCGAATGATCGTGCTTCGCAATCGGAACATCGAACGCGACTTCCTCGAGCGAACAACCAACAAAATGCTAGGCACCGTCCTGCACGAACTGGCCCACATGGTGTTCTTTGGGAAAACAAATTTGCACTAA